A region of Musa acuminata AAA Group cultivar baxijiao unplaced genomic scaffold, Cavendish_Baxijiao_AAA HiC_scaffold_1063, whole genome shotgun sequence DNA encodes the following proteins:
- the LOC135666028 gene encoding BTB/POZ domain and ankyrin repeat-containing protein NPR5-like → MEEALKSLSLDYLNLLINGQAFSDVTFSVEGRLVHAHRCILAARSLFFRRFFCGTEPPPPGLLSSPRGGAASPGATGAGVVIPVNSISYEVFLLMLQFLYSGQVSVMPQKHEPRPNCGERGCWHTHCTAAVDLALDTLAAARSFGVKQLEQITEKQLASVVEKASIEDVMKVLMASRQQDMQQLWATCSHLVAKSGLPAEVLAKHLPIDVVARIEELRLKSSLVRRSSFVGHHPHQIDVGGPAADLEDHHHKIRRMRRALDSSDVELVKLMVMGEGLNLDDAFALHYAVENCSREVVKALLELGAADVNCPAGPTGKTPLHIAAEMVCPDMVAVLLDHHADPNVRTVDGVTPLDILRTLTSDFLFKGAVPGLSHIEPNKLRLCLELVQSAALVMSREEANCGGGTGGAGNSPSSVIYPRMNPEIGACNTNSSSSSMVNLSLDSRMVYLNLGMAAQFGTKMNDGGGDESGSGRPRGGGIGPSSMYPSHAFP, encoded by the exons ATGGAGGAAGCACTCAAGTCCCTCTCCCTGGACTACCTCAACCTGCTCATCAATGGCCAGGCCTTCAGCGACGTGACCTTCAGCGTCGAGGGCCGCCTCGTCCACGCCCACCGCTGCATCCTGGCcgcccgcagcctcttcttccgtaGGTTCTTCTGCGGCACTGAGCCGCCACCGCCGGGCCTGCTGTCGTCGCCGAGGGGCGGAGCGGCGTCCCCAGGGGCCACCGGTGCCGGCGTCGTCATCCCCGTGAACTCGATCAGCTACGAGGTGTTCCTGCTGATGCTGCAGTTCCTGTACAGCGGGCAGGTGTCCGTGATGCCGCAGAAGCACGAGCCCCGCCCTAATTGCGGCGAGCGCGGTTGCTGGCACACCCACTGCACCGCCGCCGTCGACCTCGCCCTCGACACCCTGGCCGCCGCCCGCTCTTTCGGCGTCAAGCAGCTCGAGCAGATCACCGAG AAGCAATTGGCTAGCGTGGTGGAGAAGGCATCGATCGAGGACGTGATGAAGGTCCTGATGGCTTCGCGGCAGCAAGACATGCAGCAGCTCTGGGCCACCTGCTCGCACCTGGTCGCCAAGTCGGGCCTCCCGGCGGAGGTGCTGGCGAAGCACCTCCCCATCGACGTGGTCGCTAGGATCGAAGAGCTCCGCCTCAAGTCCTCCCTCGTCCGTCGGTCCTCCTTCGTCGGTCACCACCCCCACCAGATCGATGTCGGCGGCCCCGCTGCGGACCTCGAGGACCACCACCACAAGATCCGCCGCATGCGCCGCGCCCTCGACTCCTCCGACGTGGAGCTCGTCAAGCTGATGGTCATGGGGGAGGGGCTGAACCTCGACGATGCGTTTGCCCTCCACTACGCCGTCGAGAACTGCAGCCGCGAGGTCGTCAAGGCACTTCTCGAGCTCGGCGCCGCCGACGTCAATTGCCCGGCTGGTCCAACGGGCAAGACACCGCTCCACATCGCCGCCGAGATGGTCTGCCCCGACATGGTCGCCGTCCTGCTCGACCACCACGCCGACCCCAACGTTCGCACCGTCGACGGCGTCACCCCGCTCGACATCCTCCGCACCCTCACCTCCGACTTCCTCTTCAAGGGTGCAGTGCCAGGCCTGTCGCACATCGAACCCAACAAGCTCCGCCTGTGTCTCGAGTTAGTCCAGTCCGCGGCATTGGTCATGTCCCGTGAGGAGGCCAACTGTGGAGGGGGCACCGGCGGTGCCGGAAACAGCCCGAGCTCGGTCATCTACCCACGGATGAACCCGGAAATCGGCGCTTGCAACACGAACAGCTCAAGCTCCAGCATGGTCAACCTCAGCCTGGATTCAAGAATGGTGTATCTGAATCTTGGGATGGCGGCACAATTCGGAACCAAGATGAACGATGGCGGCGGAGACGAAAGCGGCAGCGGTAGGCCTCGAGGTGGTGGCATTGGCCCATCCTCcatgtatccttctcatgccttCCCATGA